AATTTCCTCCACATTTAAAGCACTCCCCATTTCTGAAAGAATATCATTTAAAGACACTCTAAAATCAGAAATGGACTGAGAGCTTTGAGCTTTTGAAACAAATGTTGGTGATTTTGAAAAATTAACCAAAGGTGCAGCCCAAGCAGTACCCGTTGCCGTAGCGGCAGAAATAACCGCATCAGATCCGCCGGCTAAAGGATTTGCTGAAGCTATAAAACCATTGGAAGAAATTAAAGAAGTGGAAGCGCTCAGTGTTCCAATTGTGGCATGAGCCGCTGTTGTCTGAATAACATTAAACAAATTGCTTTGTTCAACAAACTCCATTTCGAGATCAATGACATTAAAAACGCCTTCTCTCTCTGACCATTGCAAACCATTTACACAAACCGCTTGGATAGCGCCTAAGGACGGATGAACTAGCAATCCCGGTCCTGGTATCTCACACGCTCTGGATAATAAATCACGCTGACTATATCCAAGCGCTCCGACCATAAATCCAGAAATCCGGAATTGTCTTCCTTTTCTTCCCAGATCCTCAACCCAAACGCCATCTTTCATAGGATATTCATGAACGGCCGTTTTTCGACCATTCGTACCAGAGCCTTTTGTCACGGCAAATGGAATGCCACGGAAAGAACATTCAAGAAATTGGCCAGGAAGACCATCAACGAGTGAAACTGGAAAAGACATACTATTTCCTAATTTTTATTTTGAATAAAAATGCCATTATGGCATTCTATAATAGAGAAAAATAAAAAGGATGATGTTTAATGAAAAACTCAATAACACCTGAAATGTTAGAAGAAAAACGAAAAAGTGCTGGTTTTAAATCACGTGCATCTGCTGCTAAAAATATGGGCATAGGTCTAAGAACCTACCAACGCTGGCTCTCAAATGAACAAGAAATTCCAACACTTCCCTATAAATATCTGTCTCTCCTATCTGAGATAAATCAAATAAAAGAAAAATATCTATAATTTTATCTTGATTTAATGCCAAAATGGCATAATCTAAACCTATAATGAAATTTTCTTAGGTCATTTAGGAACCTTGAAATTATGAAAAAAATTATTTTTCTTCTCGTCGCATCTTTTTCCTTTTCTCTTTCTCACAATGCCTGGGCTGAAATTTGCAATGGTGTGGCCGTCAAGGATTTTAAAGATGAGAGTGGAAGCTTGGTAAAAAAAGGAACTCTCATAGAGCAACTGCATATGGGCGATTTTAACTCTAAAGGAGATCCAGTCACTTATGAAGTTCACGGTGGCTATGTCTGGCCAGCTAAAATGATAAAATTAAAAAACTGCCATATTGTAAAAACACAAAAAAATGGCAGCATATCCTCCGATATTATTTTAGACGATACGCCAGAAAATCAGTATCAAATAAAGTTTCAAAGAACAGAGAAATTTCTAAGTGATAATGCGAATTTAACTGGAATTTTGGGACAAGGTATTACTGAAGAGGCGCTTGCTAAACCTGATTCAAAATTAGGAAAAGCCGTAACTTCTTTCATTGAAAATCGGAAGAAAGATAAAAACTTTCCAGCTCCAGATGTAAAATATTGGGAAGCTCTTATAAATGACTAAAAATCCTTCTTAAAGCATTCCCTCCATTTTTAAGTGTACATATTTGACCCATCCATGGCACTGATTTAGGACTTTCTCATGATGAAAAAGCTATTTTTTCTTTCTCTATCATTTTTTCTTTGCGCAGCTTCTCCTGCTATTTCATTTAATTATGAAGAATTACAGACAGATCAATTGGAGAAAAAAGCCTTAGATTTAGCCTCAGACTGCATTGTTGCTATTCAATCAGAAAAGCCTACAAAACATGATAAAAAAGCCTGCAAAGAATTTGATAAAATCAATGCGATTTTAAAAGAACAACGTAGCGTTTGCTGGGGACCAAACGACGTGATCAATGCGGAAAAACACTGGTTACCATGTTCAGATCCGAAAAGTGAAAATTTTCAATGGTAGCTAAACGACATCCGTACCAGGAGCCATTGCCTGTAATTGTTTAATACTCGAAATTTTTAAAGATGAAGAAACTGGCTTTACAGAAAGCACTGGCTCACCCGATTTGTTATGATTCACATCGATAATGAGTTTTACCTCTTGAGGTTGATCCCTAGCCGCATTTAACCAATCCTCCCCTGTCATAGACCGTGTATTCGCTTCTTTTGGATCATCCCAATTACTATCAGGGCGTTCAAATCTTCTTGGAAACAAATACGCAGCTTCTTTTGCAGTCTTAGCTTCGCGAAGCTGTTTTAATCCTAAATATGGATGATGTTTCAATTCATAATCTGCAAAATCCACCTGCTCTTCAATAGGTGCGTCAACAATTTTTTTATGATGTAAAGATTCAAACTCTTTCTGTCTCGCTTTATTCCACTGAAAGATACCCTGCATTCCAGATGAATTTACTATCTTAGGATTAAAATTACTTTCAGCACTAGATGACGACATCATACCGGCAGTCTCAATATCAGAATATCCATGAGACTTTAAAGAATTCCACACCTTAACTGCATTTGGATTCCTAAATCCAATCTGAGCATTTTTCTGTTGATTTTTAAAATGTGACGGAAAAATATCAACATCTGATCTATATGGGGTTTCGTCAATTTGATTTTGCTTTTCTCCTCTATCTAATAATTTTTTAAAATTTTCCTGTGGAGTTTTATATTTATTCGTCTCCTCTGCATTACTGACTTTATTTTCATAAAGAGTTTTCTCAGCTGGAAAACTTTGAACTAATCCTATCGCTTGCTGAGATGCTTTCTTTACACCTTTTTTAATTTCAAAATGAGAAGATTTACTTTTTCTGTCTTTTTGAACAGCTTTTTCCCCTTGATCTAACTCTGTTCTTTTCTGTTCTAAAGAATTCCCTTTTTTTCCCTGAATAGTCGCAGCTTCCGCAGAACCAGCCAACAAAGAAGTTCCTTCATTCCAAAGCCACGCACCGGCTTTTGGAATAAATCCAGATTTAATATCATTCCATGGATTAACAGTACTCTCCTGTTTTCCTTTTTCTTCCTGAATACGATTACGTTTTCTGGCATCTATAATCGCAGAAGTTACGGATTTTGGCAGATAAGAAGCACCTAAAACATGCTCATCATTCTTATCTGTAAAAGCACGAGAACTGGCCTTTTCAAGCTTAGACATCCAATCCAAAGCAGTTTTAAGGCCTGGTGCTGCCCATGTTGCCATTTGAAGCCCAATAGCCTTTGTTTGTGCACTAAGTTGATCCGCCGTATCTGCAAGATCCGTTAGAGTATCCTGCTGTCCTTTTGTCAGCTCAAAGTTTTTCTCTGAAGCTTGAACAGCTTTATCGTAAAAATCTTGGGATTTCTGAAGAGTTGGCAGAAGCCCCTGAGCGGCTCCACCAAAAACAATTTGACTTGCTGTCGCTTGCTTACTCTCATCTTTAATATCTCTAAGACGTGCCGAGATTTTTTCAAAAATCTCATCTGGCCGTTTGGTTTTTAATTCATCTATACCAATCCCAAACTGCTTAAACATTAAAGTAGCTTCAGGATTTAAACCATGAATTGCATCAAACTGTTTATTGGAAATATCCGAAATAGCAGACTTAACACTATCACCAGATCCTCCCATCGTTTCAGCAGCTTCTGATAAGGCGTTTAATCTGTTCAAAGGAACGCCAAGCGCCTTACTTTGAACAGACATCTGACGAATATTCTTCCCCCACTCTAAAGTGGAAGCTGACATTTCTTTAATACTTAGAGCTGCCCCTAAAGGTGCTAAAGCAGGTGCAAAACGTGTGAGCATTCCCAAGGAGCTTTTTGCTAAACCTTGGAACTTGGACAAAGAATTCCCTGCACCTAAAAAAGAGCCTTTCAGCTTTTGAGAGAAGTTATTCGTCTCTCTTGACTGCTTTGAAAGGCCCTTTTGATATTTAGCAATGACATCTGAAAATTTATCTTGTGCCGTGATCGCAACCGAGATTGATTTATCGACCATTTTTTCTACCCTTTAAAACTCTCTCAGCCTCATGGCAGAAAAAGATCTGCTGTGAGCCCGTTAAATTTTCAAAATCATTTAAAGTCCAATGGAAAACTTGGCTCAGGAGAGCTGTTAAATGCTCCCAGTCTCCTGACCAAGCTGAAAAAAAGCCACGAGATAATTCACAGCCTCCCAAAACTTAGAAATTGGAATTTCTCTCACAACTTCCAAAGGCCAACCAGAAACATCCATCACGAGAGACTGACAACCTTCAAGATAACTTTCAGGTGTACTTTCATCACCCAAAGCAGCTTTTTGCCGTCTTCGCTCACGAACTGTTGGTTCTCTCAATTTGAGTTCCTGAAAATCATTCCCTTCTGAAGACGCAATGGGGCTATCAAGCGTTATGACTTCCACCGATTTTGGATTACGAACGATTTTGCTTTCTTCAAAAGATTTCAAAAATTTCATTCCTTCATCAAATTTCGATGTTGGAAGTTTTTCGACATCTTCTTTTGAAAGACCTGAAGCTAAAGAGAAAAGAAGAATATCCCCTTTATATGCCCCTTCTTCTGTTCGGTCTGAACCGATCTCTCTTGCCATTTGCATCACCGCATGAAAAGTCGGCTCAGAAAGATTAATTTCGGACTTACCTCCGATAGGTTTATCTAAAGAAATCTTCATCTGTTTTTCACCGGTTTTTCCGTGACATTTCCACTTTCGACTTTAAATTCAAAAGTGCCTTCCTGCGTAGAAACGTTAATGACCTCAACATGCCATCCATTTTTACAGGTCACAATTTTTCCACTTGCTAATTCAGCAACCACAGTTAAATCATTCTGTCCTTGCAGATCTGAAACTTTCTTGTCAGATCGATCTCGCAATTGGACAGAAACAAATCCTTCCTGTGGCATTTGTGAGAAACCTTCAACAGCACTTTGCCCTTTTAAAGTTTCATTAACATAGCCAGAAGGCTGATATGTAAGCTCACTAACGGCATTCCACACTTCACCGTTAATTGTAATCGTTGCTCTGCCTGCGAGAGCACCCCGATATGGTCCTGCCATTTTAATTTTCCTTTAATTTAAGAAGCTGCAATAAACTGACAATTTCCAGCGATAACCCAAAGCTGGTCTGCAAATTGGTAAGGCAGTTCAGTACGAACAACGCCTTCACCTGCGTATTCAACGACCAATCCATCTTCAAAATCTTCCAAATTTTGAGCCCAGCATTGATCACATTGATAAGAATAACGTGCGACAATATAAGATTTGATAATGTCTGGTGTTGTCGCAGGAACACCCACAGGAATTTTTGAACCGTTTTGAAGTAAAATCACTCTTGAAAAAAGAGAAGAAAGATAATCTCGCAAATCCTGCAAACAGACCTGTGCGGTCAAAAGCCGTTCAATATCCAAATAGCTGTTATCTGGAGAACCATCCGCATTCTTTGTATAGTTTGTAATGATGCGTTCAATAAGAACGCTCCCATCATCTCCCACTTTGAACGTTGACAATCCGCTATAAAGAAGCTGATTTTTTTCTGTTAAATCATCAAAAACGCCCAAGCTTGAAGGGGGCAATGCTGGAATAACCAAATCTTTGATTGGAAGCGCTGGATTTTCTTTCATCGAAACAGAAGCCTGAGCTACCAAATATCCAATCCACTTAATAGGATCTGTCGGACTATCCGAAATCGGCATAATAGACATATGTGGATCATTTTTAATCGGAAGCGCTAAAACTTGTCCAAATGTCCCAGCAACCGCTGTAATAACTTGGCCATATAATTGTTTCTGAGGCATCCAACGGCCTGAAATATTATTGAGCCACTGCTCAAATGCAGAAAGACTTGTTTCATCCGTCCAAGGCTGACCAATTAAATCATAAGTCCTAGAACCAGCTCCAATCAATACATTGTCCAAAATAGGATTTTGTGTTCCACCAGACATTTTTGAGATCGTGATCTCAATGCCATTTGGAATGCTTTCTCCGTTAGCCGTACCAAGCAGTGCAACATTTAAGGCAATATCATTTCCACAAAGACCACTGTTCAAAGCCGTAAAATGAACCGTCACAGAACCATCTTGAGAAGCAGCATCAACGGAAGCACTCACTGGAAGATTTTTATTTTGGCCAATCGCTGCCAGAAGATTATTAGCAATCACTGAAGCCGTATCATTCAAAGAAACACCAACAGGCACAACACTATCTCCAATATAAATTGGTAATGTCCCTGCATTAGACGCCGTTCCTTGAATTTTAATCGTTCCAGTAGCAGCCTGTGCGCCTGAAGCGTCAGGAACAGCTAAAATCCATGCTTCTCCTTGAGGATCAATGGCACGATAGGCTTGAAGCATTCTAACAATTTGGCTTCCCTGCCCATAAGCAGAAGCCGCATCTGAAATGCTGGTTGCCAAAACAGACTGCGGAAAACCAGAAGATTGTGCTTTCTCTTTTTGAATAGATTGCCCAATTAAAAGAACCCGTCGCGTAGCTGTTGCTGTATTGGCTCTGGAATTATCCAAGGCAAAGAAAAACCCCGGAACTCTGTTCGCGGGGTTATATCCTGGAATAACAATAGATGAGGTCATTTCTTTAGTTCCTCTTTATGTTCAATTTGTGGAGATGCTTTTAGAAGAATGTTTTCGACCTTTTCAACATCTCCGACGGCAATACGTTTTCGCCAAAAATTTGTTAGACAGCCTATTTCTTCACCTTCTTTCGAAAGTTCCCGATTAGAACCTGGAAGGAGAACCTTTCTCCCCTGTGCTGGTTTAAGTTTCATTTTATTTTTCCGTTACTCCAAAAGTTTGAATGACATCTGTTCCATTTAATGGGAAGGTTTCTTGGTATGCCAAGCCAATCACGATACGTCCTTCTGCAATATAAGGTGCCGCATCTGCCGTTAATCGGTTTTCTTCCTGCATAAATTCGACTTCAGAAACCGCCGCTAAAAGATCATGATCTGTCATAAGTGTTTGCTCTATCTGACCAATCAAATAATCAACATGCTTTTGTGCAGCATCTGGCACTTCTTCAGAAACCTGGACTTTCATGACAATAGAAGCTGTTCTATTAAAATCAGGAGGTCCAGCGCCATTGGATTTTGCTTGATCTGCTGGAGACGTGATCCAAATAGCAGGAAGAACCTTAGTCTCTAAAGGCCAATTAAAGGCTGTAAAAACATTTTTTAAACCTTTATTGCGTAATGCCTTTGCAACCAACTCTCGTAGTTCCACACGGTACAGTACATAAGGTTTTTCTTGATCTATATCTCCCAAGGTTTTTCCTCCTTTGCCGATAATGTCGGTTTTTCCATTGGGGCATCTCCCTCATTTAGAACCAAATGCACCCAACCATGACTGTCATTCCTGACTTCCTGGCAGACATATTTTTTAGCTCTAATAATGAAAACATCACCTTGAGCTGGATAGCCTAGCGGGAATTGAAGCAATCGACATCCTAGAATTGGCAAGCTTGCTGTGAGGTGATTTGGAGAGATTCCATCTTCACCACCCAAGAAATCAACTTTCATATAAGCATCATCAAAAATGCCTATAATTATTTCTTGGAACGACCCATCTTGCGACTTCCATTCTATTGATTGCTTCTTCTCTCCAAACGTATCAGAGCAAGGCTTATGAACGAGATCGTCCAATATCTCATTCCAATCCTCGTCCATTGGAATTAAACGACAATCACTTCAGATACACGTGACACAGGCAATGTTGGATAATCATCCACATCATCTGCATTTTCTGGATCCGGAAGCTTTACACCAGGCTGCAACGTTACAAGATTTAAAGAGGTCCACAGTCTCGCTGTTTCTGCAACGACATTTAAGACTTCACCAGGCTTATGCGGTGGTGCACCTGCTTTATCATAAATGGGACATCTCAGCTTCACAGCATAGGTTTGTTCTGCTGCTGGAGGTGTCCCGCTTGTTTCACTACTTCCAGAACTCGAACCTGTTGCTGGCGGTGTGCTTGCATCTTCTGCCATAACGATATTTTCAACATCTTCTTTTGTTTTAGCCATTTGCTTTTCCTAAAGAAAAAGCCTCTAATTAAGAGGCTTATTTACGAACAATTGTGTCTGAAGTGAGCCTTGAGCGCTCAATTGCAGAAATATTTGGATTGGTTACGCTATTTCCAGGATCAATCACCGAAGCAGACATTGATCCATTTGGTAGACCAAGATATGGCAGTGGAGCTGACTGCATCATCAAATTAATTTGAGCAGGATCATTTTCCATCCAAATTTTTGGTGCAAATTTAAGTGCCTGGTAATTAAACTGAGGATCTTTAATAAGGCCATAAACCGTGGTTCCACGCATATATTTTGAAGTCAAAACGATTGAGCCTTCAGGAATAAGTGGAAGCTCAACCTCAGAATTTCCAATCTTATGCACGGCATAATCAAGATAAATCCAAAGTTTAAACTGCCCCCATCGGCCCATGTAAACACCGCCTTTTTTGACGATACCACCAAGCTCAATGAGATCCTCTAATTTTGCGCCTGTCACACCTGCAGAAACAATGGCCTGTTGCGTTACTTGCAATGTAACCGCTGGATCATTTTTAAAGCAGTCAAAAGCTTTCGTTCCGCCAAAGACAATTTCAGTTGGCCATGTACCAGATTTTTTGAAGACCTGTTTTGCCCATTGTGTAATACATGCAGATGGACTTGAACCTTTATTATCCCATGTTGCTGTTCCAGTTAATCCAACAGACAAAGATACATCTCGGTTAAAATCAATATTCAACGCATCACAGTCATAACCTTGGCCATTAACAGAAATCCCACCTGTCAGAAGTGCCTGAGCTTGCATCCATTCAATACGACGATTTACAAGATCAATCTGGTCATTTAGCTCATAATTTAAATTTTCTTCCAGACGACTTCCATTGTCCAAATCTCCGGCAATCCGTTCCCCAATTTGACGACGAACAGGCTTTAAAAGATCTGGAACACGTTTGTCTTTAATATAAGAAGGTTTAAAAATCGCTGTCTGGAATTTTCGACTTTCAACAAAAATACCTTCAACAAGGGGTGAGCAAAACGGCGCCATACGACGTTTACCAACGTCAATATCAACAGCAACTTCTTCTGTTACAGGCAAAACCTCTCTATCAAAATAGCTTCCCAAGAAAGTTGAGGGCGTTTTGAAATTTTCAATCGTATCAATCAGCTCAATTGTGCCGTAAGGAAGGCTGTTTGCATTATTCCCTTGGCTTCGCTGAATTTGTTGACCATTTGGTGTAAAAGCCATTTTAGTATCCTTCCCCAACTAGAATTTCATTTGACAGGCTATCTTTGAGATAAATATTTCCTGGGCCAGACAAGAAAGCTGCTTTTAAGCTTTGCGTGTCCCAACTATCGTCTGCAGACACATATCCAGCGTTAATTTCTGCCTGAACATAAAGTTGCGCAGTAACATCTCCAGCAGAGACATCAATTTTATCTGCAGTAATGCCGCATGGTGTTTGAGAGCCATCCGTTGCCGTTTTAACGCAAATCACAAGCTTATTCGTTGCCGTGACGCGCCCAACAACAGTTCCACGAGGCAGAATAATATCTTCAGCTTCTGCAAAAATCTCAGGCTGTGAAACAATTTT
The genomic region above belongs to Acetobacteraceae bacterium and contains:
- a CDS encoding phage tail tape measure protein — translated: MVDKSISVAITAQDKFSDVIAKYQKGLSKQSRETNNFSQKLKGSFLGAGNSLSKFQGLAKSSLGMLTRFAPALAPLGAALSIKEMSASTLEWGKNIRQMSVQSKALGVPLNRLNALSEAAETMGGSGDSVKSAISDISNKQFDAIHGLNPEATLMFKQFGIGIDELKTKRPDEIFEKISARLRDIKDESKQATASQIVFGGAAQGLLPTLQKSQDFYDKAVQASEKNFELTKGQQDTLTDLADTADQLSAQTKAIGLQMATWAAPGLKTALDWMSKLEKASSRAFTDKNDEHVLGASYLPKSVTSAIIDARKRNRIQEEKGKQESTVNPWNDIKSGFIPKAGAWLWNEGTSLLAGSAEAATIQGKKGNSLEQKRTELDQGEKAVQKDRKSKSSHFEIKKGVKKASQQAIGLVQSFPAEKTLYENKVSNAEETNKYKTPQENFKKLLDRGEKQNQIDETPYRSDVDIFPSHFKNQQKNAQIGFRNPNAVKVWNSLKSHGYSDIETAGMMSSSSAESNFNPKIVNSSGMQGIFQWNKARQKEFESLHHKKIVDAPIEEQVDFADYELKHHPYLGLKQLREAKTAKEAAYLFPRRFERPDSNWDDPKEANTRSMTGEDWLNAARDQPQEVKLIIDVNHNKSGEPVLSVKPVSSSLKISSIKQLQAMAPGTDVV
- a CDS encoding phage tail assembly protein, whose amino-acid sequence is MKISLDKPIGGKSEINLSEPTFHAVMQMAREIGSDRTEEGAYKGDILLFSLASGLSKEDVEKLPTSKFDEGMKFLKSFEESKIVRNPKSVEVITLDSPIASSEGNDFQELKLREPTVRERRRQKAALGDESTPESYLEGCQSLVMDVSGWPLEVVREIPISKFWEAVNYLVAFFQLGQETGSI
- a CDS encoding phage tail protein; the protein is MAGPYRGALAGRATITINGEVWNAVSELTYQPSGYVNETLKGQSAVEGFSQMPQEGFVSVQLRDRSDKKVSDLQGQNDLTVVAELASGKIVTCKNGWHVEVINVSTQEGTFEFKVESGNVTEKPVKNR
- a CDS encoding phage tail protein, whose translation is MTSSIVIPGYNPANRVPGFFFALDNSRANTATATRRVLLIGQSIQKEKAQSSGFPQSVLATSISDAASAYGQGSQIVRMLQAYRAIDPQGEAWILAVPDASGAQAATGTIKIQGTASNAGTLPIYIGDSVVPVGVSLNDTASVIANNLLAAIGQNKNLPVSASVDAASQDGSVTVHFTALNSGLCGNDIALNVALLGTANGESIPNGIEITISKMSGGTQNPILDNVLIGAGSRTYDLIGQPWTDETSLSAFEQWLNNISGRWMPQKQLYGQVITAVAGTFGQVLALPIKNDPHMSIMPISDSPTDPIKWIGYLVAQASVSMKENPALPIKDLVIPALPPSSLGVFDDLTEKNQLLYSGLSTFKVGDDGSVLIERIITNYTKNADGSPDNSYLDIERLLTAQVCLQDLRDYLSSLFSRVILLQNGSKIPVGVPATTPDIIKSYIVARYSYQCDQCWAQNLEDFEDGLVVEYAGEGVVRTELPYQFADQLWVIAGNCQFIAAS
- a CDS encoding DUF2635 domain-containing protein, with product MKLKPAQGRKVLLPGSNRELSKEGEEIGCLTNFWRKRIAVGDVEKVENILLKASPQIEHKEELKK
- a CDS encoding major capsid protein, producing MAFTPNGQQIQRSQGNNANSLPYGTIELIDTIENFKTPSTFLGSYFDREVLPVTEEVAVDIDVGKRRMAPFCSPLVEGIFVESRKFQTAIFKPSYIKDKRVPDLLKPVRRQIGERIAGDLDNGSRLEENLNYELNDQIDLVNRRIEWMQAQALLTGGISVNGQGYDCDALNIDFNRDVSLSVGLTGTATWDNKGSSPSACITQWAKQVFKKSGTWPTEIVFGGTKAFDCFKNDPAVTLQVTQQAIVSAGVTGAKLEDLIELGGIVKKGGVYMGRWGQFKLWIYLDYAVHKIGNSEVELPLIPEGSIVLTSKYMRGTTVYGLIKDPQFNYQALKFAPKIWMENDPAQINLMMQSAPLPYLGLPNGSMSASVIDPGNSVTNPNISAIERSRLTSDTIVRK
- a CDS encoding head decoration protein; protein product: MLQNTNQINSYFGTPGCRIETFTPDQLIAGNLKIVSQPEIFAEAEDIILPRGTVVGRVTATNKLVICVKTATDGSQTPCGITADKIDVSAGDVTAQLYVQAEINAGYVSADDSWDTQSLKAAFLSGPGNIYLKDSLSNEILVGEGY